The following proteins are co-located in the Malus sylvestris chromosome 13, drMalSylv7.2, whole genome shotgun sequence genome:
- the LOC126594956 gene encoding D-aminoacyl-tRNA deacylase produces the protein MVTLIVATTTDPASVNPAKALLAMPGWDPSPSCLQDMKGFGNGGGGVRVLLHGRGIVEEDDLDKRWEEATGERVDEVIFLSKHTAVSNRPALTVHPIGIPHLREGEAGPQGGKPGWAAPPSPRIGPWLRHLKKLAQAHNLVPEFEITLEGTHHGPVTNTRTMFLEIGSTDECWKRQDAAQVMALLVWEGLGLGGGAAVGNWNGEKDKNKVLLGLGGGHYAPRHMDIVLKDGVWVGHLLSGYSLPMEDPNQSKAETNAKDTKDIGGTWKQAIKAAFEATQSAFPGGEIIAHLDQKSFKSWQKNAITAFLGEQNIKIGKPNDFY, from the exons ATGGTGACGCTGATCGTGGCGACGACCACCGACCCGGCCTCTGTCAACCCGGCCAAGGCCCTCCTAGCCATGCCCGGCTGGGACCCCTCCCCTTCTTGTTTACAG GACATGAAGGGGTTTGgcaatggaggaggaggagtcAGGGTTTTGCTGCACGGTAGGGGAATTGTGGAAGAAGACGACTTGGACAAGCGGTGGGAGGAGGCCACCGGCGAGCGAGTCGACGAGGTGATATTTCTGAGCAAACACACCGCCGTCTCCAACCGGCCGGCACTGACCGTGCACCCGATCGGAATCCCTCATCTGCGTGAAGGCGAGGCTGGACCGCAAGGCGGAAAGCCCGGTTGGGCTGCGCCGCCGAGCCCCCGGATTGGTCCCTGGCTCCGGCACCTGAAAAAGCTTGCCCAAGCCCACAACTTGGTTCCTGAGTTCGAG ATTACTTTGGAGGGTACACATCATGGACCGGTCACGAATACACGTACTATGTTCTTGGAGATTG GCAGCACGGATGAGTGCTGGAAGAGGCAGGATGCAGCACAAGTTATGGCTCTA TTAGTTTGGGAAGGACTTGGGCTTGGAGGGGGAGCTGCTGTTGGAAACTGGAACGG GGAGAAGGATAAGAATAAAGTTCTTCTTGGATTAGGTGGTGGACATTATGCTCCTCGGCATATGGATATAGTTCT GAAAGATGGTGTGTGGGTAGGCCATCTACTTTCGGGCTATTCCTTGCCGATGGAAGATCCAAACCAGTCCAAAGCAGAAACAAATGCAAAAGATACGAAAGACATTGGTGGAACTTGGAAACAAGCGATCAAAGCAGCATTTGAGGCTACCCAGTCTGCTTTCCCTGGTGGTGAAATTATAGCTCATCTTGATCAGAA GAGTTTCAAAAGCTGGCAAAAGAATGCTATAACGGCTTTCCTAGGCGAGCAGAACATCAAAATTGGCAAACCCAACGATTTCTACTAA